A window from Equus caballus isolate H_3958 breed thoroughbred chromosome 8, TB-T2T, whole genome shotgun sequence encodes these proteins:
- the CXXC1 gene encoding CXXC-type zinc finger protein 1 isoform X1: protein MEGDGSDPEPPDAGEDSKSENGENAPIYCICRKPDINCFMIGCDNCNEWFHGDCIRITEKMAKAIREWYCRECREKDPKLEIRYRHKKSRDRDSNERDGSEPRDEGGGRKRPAPDPDLQRRAGSGTGVGAMLARGSASPHKSSPQPLVATPSQHHQQQQQQQQQQQQQQIKRSARMCGECEACRRTEDCGHCDFCRDMKKFGGPNKIRQKCRLRQCQLRARESYKYFPSSLSPVTPSESLPRPRRPLPTQQQPQSSQKLGRIREDEGAVASAAVKEPPEATATPEPLSDEDLPLDPDLYQDFCAGAFDDHGLPWMSDTEESPFLDPALRKRAVKVKHVKRREKKSEKKKEERYKRHRQKQKHKDKWKHPERADAKDPASLPQCLGPGCVRPAQPGSKYCSDDCGMKLAANRIYEILPQRIQQWQQSPCIAEEHGKKLLERIRREQQSARTRLQEMERRFHELEAIILRAKQQAVREDEESNEGDSDDTDLQIFCVSCGHPINPRVALRHMERCYAKYESQTSFGSMYPTRIEGATRLFCDVYNPQSKTYCKRLQVLCPEHSRDPKVPADEVCGCPLVRDVFELTGDFCRLPKRQCNRHYCWEKLRRAEVDLERVRVWYKLDELFEQERNVRTAMTNRAGLLALMLHQTIQHDPLTTDLRSSADR, encoded by the exons ATG GAGGGggatggttcagacccagagccTCCAGACGCTGGGGAGGACAGCAAGTCGGAGAATGGGGAGAATGCGCCCATCTACTGTATCTGCCGCAAACCGGACATCAACTGCTTCATGAT CGGGTGTGACAACTGCAATGAGTGGTTCCATGGGGACTGCATCCGGATCACTGAGAAGATGGCCAAGGCCATCCGGGAGTGGTACTGTCGGGAGTGCCGAG AGAAAGACCCCAAGCTGGAGATCCGCTATCGGCACAAGAAGTCACGGGATCGGGACAGCAATGAGCGAGACGGCAGTGAGCCCCGGGATGAGGGTGGAGGGCGCAAGAGGCCTGCCCCGGATCCGGATCTGCAGCGCCGGGCGGGGTCAGGGACAGGGGTTGGGGCCATGCTTGCTCGGGGCTCTGCTTCGCCCCACAAATCCTCTCCACAGCCCTTGGTGGCCACACCCAGCCAG catcaccagcagcagcagcagcagcagcagcagcagcagcagcagcaaatcAAACGGTCAGCCCGCATGTGTGGCGAGTGCGAGGCCTGCCGGCGCACTGAGGACTGTGGCCACTGCGACTTCTGCCGGGACATGAAGAAGTTTGGGGGCCCCAACAAGATCCGGCAGAAGTGCCGGCTGCGTCAGTGCCAGCTACGGGCCCGG GAATCGTACAAGTACTTCCCTTCCTCG CTCTCGCCAGTGACGCCCTCAGAGTCCCTGCCAAGGCCTCGTCGGCCACTGCCCACGCAGCAGCAGCCACAATCATCACAGAAGCTAGGGCGCATCCGTGAGGACGAGGGGGCAGTAGCATCAGCAGCAGTCAAGGAGCCACCTGAGGCCACGGCCACGCCTGAGCCACTCTCTGATGAAGACCTACCACTGGACCCTGACCTGTACCAGGACTTCTGTGCGGGGGCCTTTGATGACCACGGCCTG CCCTGGATGAGCGACACAGAAGAGTCCCCATTCCTGGATCCTGCGCTGCGGAAGAGGGCAGTGAAAGTGAAGCATGTGAAGCGCCGGGAGAAGAAGTCTGAGAAGAAG AAGGAGGAGAGATACAAGCGGCATcggcagaagcagaagcacaAGGACAAGTGGAAACACCCGGAGCGCGCTGATGCCAAGGACCCTGCATCGCTACCGCAGTGCCTGGGGCCTGGCTGTGTGCGCCCTGCCCAGCCCGGCTCCAAGTATTGTTCAGACGACTGTGGCATGAAGCTGGCAGCCAA CCGCATCTACGAGATCCTCCCCCAGCGCATCCAGCAGTGGCAGCAGAGCCCCTGCATTGCTGAGGAGCATGGCAAGAAGCTGCTCGAACGCATTCGCCGTGAGCAACAGAGCGCCCGAACCCGCCTTCAGGAAATGGAGCGCCGATTCCATGAGCTTGAGGCCATCATTCTGCGTGCCAAGCAGCAGGCAGTGCGTGAGGACGAGGAG AGCAATGAGGGTGACAGTGATGACACGGACCTGCAGATCTTCTGCGTCTCCTGTGGACACCCCATCAACCCACGTGTTGCCTTGCGTCACATGGAGCGCTGCTACGCCAAG TATGAGAGCCAGACGTCCTTTGGGTCCATGTACCCCACGCGCATTGAGGG GGCTACACGACTCTTCTGTGATGTCTACAATCCTCAGAGCAAGACATACTGTAAGCGGCTCCAGGTCCTGTGCCCCGAGCACTCACGGGACCCCAAA GTGCCAGCCGATGAGGTATGCGGGTGCCCCCTTGTACGTGACGTCTTTGAGCTCACAGGTGACTTCTGCCGCCTGCCCAAGCGCCAGTGCAACCGCCATTACTGCTGGGAGAAGTTGCGGCGTGCTGAAGTGGACCTGGAGCGGGTGCGCGTG TGGTACAAGCTGGACGAGTTGTTTGAACAGGAGCGCAATGTACGCACAGCCATGACGAACCGGGCAGGACTACTGGCCCTCATGCTGCACCAAACGATCCAGCATGACCCACTCACTACAGACCTGCGCTCCAGTGCCGACCGCTGA
- the CXXC1 gene encoding CXXC-type zinc finger protein 1 isoform X3, with protein sequence MSGSMGTASGSLRRWPRPSGSGTVGSAERKTPSWRSAIGTRSHGIGTAMSETAHHQQQQQQQQQQQQQQIKRSARMCGECEACRRTEDCGHCDFCRDMKKFGGPNKIRQKCRLRQCQLRARESYKYFPSSLSPVTPSESLPRPRRPLPTQQQPQSSQKLGRIREDEGAVASAAVKEPPEATATPEPLSDEDLPLDPDLYQDFCAGAFDDHGLPWMSDTEESPFLDPALRKRAVKVKHVKRREKKSEKKKEERYKRHRQKQKHKDKWKHPERADAKDPASLPQCLGPGCVRPAQPGSKYCSDDCGMKLAANRIYEILPQRIQQWQQSPCIAEEHGKKLLERIRREQQSARTRLQEMERRFHELEAIILRAKQQAVREDEESNEGDSDDTDLQIFCVSCGHPINPRVALRHMERCYAKYESQTSFGSMYPTRIEGATRLFCDVYNPQSKTYCKRLQVLCPEHSRDPKVPADEVCGCPLVRDVFELTGDFCRLPKRQCNRHYCWEKLRRAEVDLERVRVWYKLDELFEQERNVRTAMTNRAGLLALMLHQTIQHDPLTTDLRSSADR encoded by the exons ATGAGTGGTTCCATGGGGACTGCATCCGGATCACTGAGAAGATGGCCAAGGCCATCCGGGAGTGGTACTGTCGGGAGTGCCGAG AGAAAGACCCCAAGCTGGAGATCCGCTATCGGCACAAGAAGTCACGGGATCGGGACAGCAATGAGCGAGACGGCA catcaccagcagcagcagcagcagcagcagcagcagcagcagcagcaaatcAAACGGTCAGCCCGCATGTGTGGCGAGTGCGAGGCCTGCCGGCGCACTGAGGACTGTGGCCACTGCGACTTCTGCCGGGACATGAAGAAGTTTGGGGGCCCCAACAAGATCCGGCAGAAGTGCCGGCTGCGTCAGTGCCAGCTACGGGCCCGG GAATCGTACAAGTACTTCCCTTCCTCG CTCTCGCCAGTGACGCCCTCAGAGTCCCTGCCAAGGCCTCGTCGGCCACTGCCCACGCAGCAGCAGCCACAATCATCACAGAAGCTAGGGCGCATCCGTGAGGACGAGGGGGCAGTAGCATCAGCAGCAGTCAAGGAGCCACCTGAGGCCACGGCCACGCCTGAGCCACTCTCTGATGAAGACCTACCACTGGACCCTGACCTGTACCAGGACTTCTGTGCGGGGGCCTTTGATGACCACGGCCTG CCCTGGATGAGCGACACAGAAGAGTCCCCATTCCTGGATCCTGCGCTGCGGAAGAGGGCAGTGAAAGTGAAGCATGTGAAGCGCCGGGAGAAGAAGTCTGAGAAGAAG AAGGAGGAGAGATACAAGCGGCATcggcagaagcagaagcacaAGGACAAGTGGAAACACCCGGAGCGCGCTGATGCCAAGGACCCTGCATCGCTACCGCAGTGCCTGGGGCCTGGCTGTGTGCGCCCTGCCCAGCCCGGCTCCAAGTATTGTTCAGACGACTGTGGCATGAAGCTGGCAGCCAA CCGCATCTACGAGATCCTCCCCCAGCGCATCCAGCAGTGGCAGCAGAGCCCCTGCATTGCTGAGGAGCATGGCAAGAAGCTGCTCGAACGCATTCGCCGTGAGCAACAGAGCGCCCGAACCCGCCTTCAGGAAATGGAGCGCCGATTCCATGAGCTTGAGGCCATCATTCTGCGTGCCAAGCAGCAGGCAGTGCGTGAGGACGAGGAG AGCAATGAGGGTGACAGTGATGACACGGACCTGCAGATCTTCTGCGTCTCCTGTGGACACCCCATCAACCCACGTGTTGCCTTGCGTCACATGGAGCGCTGCTACGCCAAG TATGAGAGCCAGACGTCCTTTGGGTCCATGTACCCCACGCGCATTGAGGG GGCTACACGACTCTTCTGTGATGTCTACAATCCTCAGAGCAAGACATACTGTAAGCGGCTCCAGGTCCTGTGCCCCGAGCACTCACGGGACCCCAAA GTGCCAGCCGATGAGGTATGCGGGTGCCCCCTTGTACGTGACGTCTTTGAGCTCACAGGTGACTTCTGCCGCCTGCCCAAGCGCCAGTGCAACCGCCATTACTGCTGGGAGAAGTTGCGGCGTGCTGAAGTGGACCTGGAGCGGGTGCGCGTG TGGTACAAGCTGGACGAGTTGTTTGAACAGGAGCGCAATGTACGCACAGCCATGACGAACCGGGCAGGACTACTGGCCCTCATGCTGCACCAAACGATCCAGCATGACCCACTCACTACAGACCTGCGCTCCAGTGCCGACCGCTGA
- the CXXC1 gene encoding CXXC-type zinc finger protein 1 isoform X2: MIGCDNCNEWFHGDCIRITEKMAKAIREWYCRECREKDPKLEIRYRHKKSRDRDSNERDGSEPRDEGGGRKRPAPDPDLQRRAGSGTGVGAMLARGSASPHKSSPQPLVATPSQHHQQQQQQQQQQQQQQIKRSARMCGECEACRRTEDCGHCDFCRDMKKFGGPNKIRQKCRLRQCQLRARESYKYFPSSLSPVTPSESLPRPRRPLPTQQQPQSSQKLGRIREDEGAVASAAVKEPPEATATPEPLSDEDLPLDPDLYQDFCAGAFDDHGLPWMSDTEESPFLDPALRKRAVKVKHVKRREKKSEKKKEERYKRHRQKQKHKDKWKHPERADAKDPASLPQCLGPGCVRPAQPGSKYCSDDCGMKLAANRIYEILPQRIQQWQQSPCIAEEHGKKLLERIRREQQSARTRLQEMERRFHELEAIILRAKQQAVREDEESNEGDSDDTDLQIFCVSCGHPINPRVALRHMERCYAKYESQTSFGSMYPTRIEGATRLFCDVYNPQSKTYCKRLQVLCPEHSRDPKVPADEVCGCPLVRDVFELTGDFCRLPKRQCNRHYCWEKLRRAEVDLERVRVWYKLDELFEQERNVRTAMTNRAGLLALMLHQTIQHDPLTTDLRSSADR, translated from the exons ATGAT CGGGTGTGACAACTGCAATGAGTGGTTCCATGGGGACTGCATCCGGATCACTGAGAAGATGGCCAAGGCCATCCGGGAGTGGTACTGTCGGGAGTGCCGAG AGAAAGACCCCAAGCTGGAGATCCGCTATCGGCACAAGAAGTCACGGGATCGGGACAGCAATGAGCGAGACGGCAGTGAGCCCCGGGATGAGGGTGGAGGGCGCAAGAGGCCTGCCCCGGATCCGGATCTGCAGCGCCGGGCGGGGTCAGGGACAGGGGTTGGGGCCATGCTTGCTCGGGGCTCTGCTTCGCCCCACAAATCCTCTCCACAGCCCTTGGTGGCCACACCCAGCCAG catcaccagcagcagcagcagcagcagcagcagcagcagcagcagcaaatcAAACGGTCAGCCCGCATGTGTGGCGAGTGCGAGGCCTGCCGGCGCACTGAGGACTGTGGCCACTGCGACTTCTGCCGGGACATGAAGAAGTTTGGGGGCCCCAACAAGATCCGGCAGAAGTGCCGGCTGCGTCAGTGCCAGCTACGGGCCCGG GAATCGTACAAGTACTTCCCTTCCTCG CTCTCGCCAGTGACGCCCTCAGAGTCCCTGCCAAGGCCTCGTCGGCCACTGCCCACGCAGCAGCAGCCACAATCATCACAGAAGCTAGGGCGCATCCGTGAGGACGAGGGGGCAGTAGCATCAGCAGCAGTCAAGGAGCCACCTGAGGCCACGGCCACGCCTGAGCCACTCTCTGATGAAGACCTACCACTGGACCCTGACCTGTACCAGGACTTCTGTGCGGGGGCCTTTGATGACCACGGCCTG CCCTGGATGAGCGACACAGAAGAGTCCCCATTCCTGGATCCTGCGCTGCGGAAGAGGGCAGTGAAAGTGAAGCATGTGAAGCGCCGGGAGAAGAAGTCTGAGAAGAAG AAGGAGGAGAGATACAAGCGGCATcggcagaagcagaagcacaAGGACAAGTGGAAACACCCGGAGCGCGCTGATGCCAAGGACCCTGCATCGCTACCGCAGTGCCTGGGGCCTGGCTGTGTGCGCCCTGCCCAGCCCGGCTCCAAGTATTGTTCAGACGACTGTGGCATGAAGCTGGCAGCCAA CCGCATCTACGAGATCCTCCCCCAGCGCATCCAGCAGTGGCAGCAGAGCCCCTGCATTGCTGAGGAGCATGGCAAGAAGCTGCTCGAACGCATTCGCCGTGAGCAACAGAGCGCCCGAACCCGCCTTCAGGAAATGGAGCGCCGATTCCATGAGCTTGAGGCCATCATTCTGCGTGCCAAGCAGCAGGCAGTGCGTGAGGACGAGGAG AGCAATGAGGGTGACAGTGATGACACGGACCTGCAGATCTTCTGCGTCTCCTGTGGACACCCCATCAACCCACGTGTTGCCTTGCGTCACATGGAGCGCTGCTACGCCAAG TATGAGAGCCAGACGTCCTTTGGGTCCATGTACCCCACGCGCATTGAGGG GGCTACACGACTCTTCTGTGATGTCTACAATCCTCAGAGCAAGACATACTGTAAGCGGCTCCAGGTCCTGTGCCCCGAGCACTCACGGGACCCCAAA GTGCCAGCCGATGAGGTATGCGGGTGCCCCCTTGTACGTGACGTCTTTGAGCTCACAGGTGACTTCTGCCGCCTGCCCAAGCGCCAGTGCAACCGCCATTACTGCTGGGAGAAGTTGCGGCGTGCTGAAGTGGACCTGGAGCGGGTGCGCGTG TGGTACAAGCTGGACGAGTTGTTTGAACAGGAGCGCAATGTACGCACAGCCATGACGAACCGGGCAGGACTACTGGCCCTCATGCTGCACCAAACGATCCAGCATGACCCACTCACTACAGACCTGCGCTCCAGTGCCGACCGCTGA